The nucleotide sequence accaatatagtatatatgtATGCTAAATCAGTATACTATGTGAGTATAGAATTGTGCTGCTTTGTCTATATTTTTTATCAGCAAAATATGATACTGATACAGTATAtaagtataccaacagagtataccATGTGAGTATATAATTGTACGgatttttgtgtgtgttttttatcaataaaatattaTACATAACTGTATTTGTATTATAAACAGGTATATCCTTGAATGCGTGGATGAAAGATGCACTTGGAGACTTAAAGCATCAAGCCTGCGAGCATCAAATCTTTTCAAAGTGACGGATTTCAATTCTGTCCACAGTTGTTTAACTGATAAGAGATTTTGTTCACAAAAGCAAGTTGTCTCAGCTTTTGTTGCAGCTGTGGTACAAGATAAACTTGTTGACCCGAAAACTATATATACACCAACAGATATCCAGAGAGACATCCAAAAAGCATATGGTATGGACTTAAGCTACATGCaagcatggagatcaaaagaaaAAGCAATGCAATTATTGAGACGATCACCAAGTGAATCATACAAGAAAATGCCAACATATCTTTATATGTTAGAGTACGCTAACCCAGGATCAGTGACACGACTACACACTGAAGGAGATGGGAGCTTCTTGTATGCATTCATAGCTATATATGCATCGATTAGAGGATGGGTCTATTGTAGGCCAACAGTTGTAGTTGATGGAAGTTTTTTAAAGTCAACATATAGAGAGACCACACTCACGGCTTCCACGCAAGACGCAGAGGGTAAGAATACAATCCAATTACATTcagttaaagaaacaaaaaacattttcaaatattatatgataccaGTATGGTATACAAGTATATCAACAGAGTATATAGTTATTTTGCTACACACCTGCGCGTACCTATAACTATACTACTATATGAAATGCTAAATTAATATTCTGTGTACAATCCAATTACATTcagttaaagaaacaaaaaacattttcaaatattatatgataccagtacggtatacaagtataccaacagagtatatagtTGTTTTGTTACACACCTGCGCGTacctatgactatactactatatgaaatgctaaattaatattttgtgtacaatccaattacattcagttaaagaaacaaataacattttcaaatattatatgatactAGTATGGTATACAAGTATACCAACAAAGTATATAGTTGTTTTGCTACACACCTGCACGTacctatgactatactactatataaaatactaaattaatattttgtgtacaatccaattacattcagttaaagaaacaaaaaatatttgcaaatattatatgataccagtatggtatacaagtataccaacagagtatatagtTATTTTGCTATACACCTGCACCTacctatgactatactactatatgaAATGCTAAATTAGTATAGTGTGTTGTAATTGATATTTTGTTCTTTGGGTTTACCGGACAAATTCTACCCCTTTGCATATGCAATTGTTGATTCGGAAAATGATGCATCGTGGGAATGGTTCTTCGTGCAGTTCAGAGAAACCTATGGACAAAGAGAGGGAATGTGCATTGTATCAGACAGGCATGATGCTATATGGAAAGCAACTTCAATTGTCTATCCAGAAGTCCCTCATTGTGCATGTATGTTCCATCTGTGGAACAACATAAAGACAAACTTCAGGAAGAGccaaaaacaaatcaaagaagTATATTTTGCGTTAGCAAGAGCATACACTGTTGAAGAATTCAACAGGCATATGGCAGAGTTAGAAGCTATTGATAGTAGAGTGAAAACATACCTGATGGATATTGGATATAATAAATGGTCCCGGGCGCATTCCAAGGCAAATAGAACCATGATCATGACATCGAATATTGCGAAATCAGTAAATGCAGCAAACAAGCACGCAAGAGACCTCCCAGTTGTGAATTTGCTTAACTTTATGACAACATTGATTCAAAAATAGAATTACACCAATCGGAAGGATGCAGTGGAATCATTTATGAAGATTGGTGCAAAGTATGAAAAAATATTGGCAGATAATACTATCTTATCACAGACGATGACGGTATGcattttcaaaatcataaaaacactGCATGTactgtatttttacttttttacctTAGTGATTTCACTAAACAACTGAATATTGTTATTTAAAAAATACTATTACTTCATATAGCTAATgacttttcttaattaaaattatactaAGTGTTGCCATCAACTGAATTCTTACATTTAGTAATTGATGGCCAAACAAGAAATGTGGTGCGCCTACATGAAAGAAACTGCACTTGTGGGAGGTTTCAGCTAGACGATATTCCATGTCCACATGCAATGGCAGTTATACAAAAATTTCATATGGATTCATACAAGTATTGCTCGGATTACTACAGCATAGACTACTTGCTGAAAACATATGAAATACCAGTAAATCCATTGCCTGATGAAACAACGTGGCAAATTCTAGAAGATGTCTCTTCGCAGGTGATACTGCcaccaaaaggaaaaatcaaaccaGGAAGACCTAAAAAGAAGAGAGGCATAGGAGGCTGGGAAGGAAATACAGTTACATGTGCACTATGCGGGAGAAAAGGACACAACCGGAGAACATGCCGAAATATTCTAAAGAGAGATTGATATAATGCTTCAATGTTTTTATAGAACTCATATATCGTAGAATCATAGCATTTGaattgcaaaaaaataaaatgcatTTCTTGCACTAGACATATATTTGGTATGATGATTCTTTGAGAAATTACTTTTTGGCAACAAATTTATATGGCTACTTGTATTTTCAATAAGAatctatttattttctattttagtaTATAAAAGTGGGATGCATTTACATCTAGTTGCTGCAAGAAAAAAGATGctaaaatatatatgtgatacccAAGTGGTATATTTGTATACCTTATTGGTATATCTGTATATCTTATTAGTATCAAAATATGTGTAGAAATAGAAGTGGTGCTGCAAATGCAACATTTGTACATACTTTGTTAACAAAATGGGCACGCTTTGCAGCTCATGTCTGTATTGAAGTATAACAAATTGGAAGCTATTTACATGCAGTTATTGTACATCATCAGGTACATTAATACAAGGTGATACCCAAATGTTATATTTGTATACCTCGCTGGTATATAGTGGTATTGCACTAATATGGCTAAAACAAAATATGCGCAGAAATACAAATGGTGCACCAAATACAATGTGATACCCAAAATGTGCACGCTTTGGAACTCATGTCAGTACTTACATCTAGTTGCTGAAGGAAGAAAGGTGAGTCAAATACAACGTGATACCCAAATGGTATATCAGTATACCTGATTGGTATATAGTTCTACTACACTAATACACCATATATGCTAAAACTACAGATGAACATTAAAGCTTAGACCATTATCACATTCGAAAGCAGATCATTTAACTTCTGTCACAACTACTTTGTATGTTGTTGGAAGTGTTCGCTTCATCTGCCCCTAATTTTCACTTGCAGAATCTATTAAACCTTACCCTCTGGCAAAGGAATGGACCTCGGCATCCTAATAAACCAACAACTTTATGGAAGAAGCCTAAGAAAAGTCTAATAAAACAAGCTGAAATCAGAAACAAAATCAGCAAATTTTCAGCATCAAGAGACATAACTAAACTGATAACCCCCATGTACTTGAAGAAATCTATACCACATATTCTGAACCAGTATAATTAAATATGACAAAAGAAACATTAGCAGCTGGAAATATTTTATAAAGGCACAAGTTTCCTACAGTCTTGAATCAGCAGAAGGTCATTTACTACTAATAATACCATACTTCACCAAAAACTATTAAAATCCTGCAAAGTTTTCATGATACGATTAACTAAAACCAAAAAGAGACCTATACTACTTCTTGCGTTTCTTTCCACGAGTCTTTTTAGGTGCTACTGGAGCCTCAGATTCACTTGATTCGCCATGCAACTGCTTGTTCCTCCCATAGTGCCACAACAGTATACCAAACCTAGCTCGAAGACCATCCACATCAAAATTGGCAACAGGGATTGGAAGATCTTCAATAATATACTCAGCAAAGCAAGCAACATATACTCCACAATCTCTGAAATAAAACAAATGAATAGACTATAAAAATCAATTAGAAGTGAAAATGTTAATATGAATGAggaaaacaaagtaaaaaaaaaagtaactatTCTTACGAATTTTGCTGTGTTGGCAGATTTGTAATCAGTTCAATCACAAAAGGACCAGTCAACTTCTTTCCCATGTGCAAACCATTTTCTACTACAATGTCACTTCTTTGGTTATAAAATTCAATACTAATTAGAAATAGGGGGATCAACACTGCATAAGCCTCTGCCACTTTTTGAATAGCTTTTTTGTGCTTTCGACTACGTAGCGAGTCATATACATAAAAACATCTCTTGTGGAATGACACACACCCCAATATCCAATGCCAAATTTCTGCCAAATTAATTGGAAAAATGACATGATCAACCTGGTGCCATAGAGTGTTGCAATGCATCCTAAATCCTTTCATGTACTCCATGATATCGTCTGCTCTATCAATCAAATGATCTTGTTTCCCACCTTTTACAAATTCTGTGAAAACCCTTTGAATGATATTATTAAAAAGAGTATCTGTAGTTGTGACTTTGATTGGCATATTAATTCCATATTTTGCCTTCTTCCTAAGATAGTAGAATATAATATTCAAGTGCTgcaaaaaagagaggaagaaaacatgACTACCACTGACAATATGAATGAACtactacaacaacaaaaataaaaagcagTACACATACCGAACTAGAGAGCGGCCTGCCAGAATAGTTTAAGGTATGGAAAAACGTCTTATCATCAATCTTTCCAACTTCAAAGTCAAAACAAGGCTCTAGCTTTTGATCACCAGGTAAATACACTTCCTTATTTCGTATAAAAGAAGATATGGATAAGAAATATAACAACAAacattaagaaaaaatgaaaacaaaagtaCATGGAAACGAATACGCACTCTCCCAATTGCATGTTTGCTTCAACAAAGTTTGAGAATGCAGTCGTAAGCTTAAAATCAACAGTCTCTGAAATGTCAtttacaaatagaaatcttcCTTTGATAACCTTCGAGGATCCCACAACTGCACTAACACCAGATTGCCAGTCATTCTTATACGGCGATTATTTTACAGCTGCGGGGCGCCTTCTCAGTGCGAAAACTGCAGGAGTAGTTTCAACGTCTGTTTGTATCTGGACAATACTTCTTGATACCGACTGATCATGTTTAGACTTATTTACAGTACGAGTTGTCAGTTCATTTCCATATTGATTTATATTACGTTTCCCTCCTTGTGTAATGGCAGCAATTAGATCAAGTTGAGAATCAGtatattcaaaatcagaatccaaGTGAAGATCACCCCGTTGTCGACATGGAGCTTAAATTAGAAAATGCTAGTgaataaataaatatacaaagtaaagaaatttagaaaaaaagaatgaaaagttatATATATAAGACATTACCAGAAGGCAAATTCACATTACTGCCACCAACATCCACTTGACCAACACCATCAACCCGACATGCTGAACACATAAAAGCATTATCAGCATCACTacttaaataaaaatttaaaaactatcaAGAACCTATCATTTATATACTATCTACAGAATTAGTAACATCAACATCGTACCCTGTGGAGCAGTATTAGACTCAATAACAACATATGCTCGTGTCTGTACAGGGATTCCTGATAGCAGGACCCGACTTTTTAACATCATGAGATGACTGCTTATATGTTGCTTGTTGTGTAATGGCGGTGATTTGATCAATTGCAGATGCAGACAGTTTAAAGTTAAAATCTAAGCCAAAATCATCATTAACTACACCATCACTTGTTGTGACGTTCTTCATATTGACACCAGTGGCACCTCCATCTTGACCAACCCCACCAAAACCAGATACTAAACATATAAAAGTATAAGCAAGAGTACTATTTTCAAAAAACAACagtaaaaaaaatcaatcaaatctGTGATTTACATACTAGAAGGCGCTTTGGGCATGCTATCTCCAAGAACTACAGGATCATTCCCAACGTGGCCACTTTCAAACTGGTCATAATCATTATGCATCTCACGAAAGTCAGGATCATTATCCTGTTGCTTATGCTGAAAATGAGAAACTAACAATTTTAGTATTATGTATATTACAAGAATACTATGTGCACTAAAACTAAAGAATGGAATAGTATCCTATAAGCATATGTTGCATCTTTGAACAATATATTATagtattatattatataaaaGATCAATACCGCTGAATTTCCCTCTGGTTTCATTGACTGCCAACCAATAGCTGCAAGCACCTCCTCAAACTTGGTCTCTACAAAAAGTTTCAAAGCTTGTAACTCCTTCATTACCTCAGCATTGGTAGGTTGGGAATCACCTACAGTACTTTCATGCATACTTTGTGTCTTTGGTAATTGAGTGCCAAAAACCTGAAAGCTATCGGGCTGACTGTCAGTGCACTCAACTTCAATTTCAAAGTTTAGACCACGCACATCAAATAGCTGCTTCTCATCATCAGTTGGGGTGATGTTCTTTAGCTGCAATTATTAAGCACACtaattagaaatagaaatgataataaagtATGGAAAGATAAAAGATCCCtattaccatatgataccaatatagtatacatgtataccatcaGAGTATATCACTGAACTGGGATATAGTATacatgataccaatatagtatacatgtataccaataGAGTATATCACTGAACTGGGATATTGCTATAACTGTGACTAaactactataccaaaacatTAAGAGAGGCAATAAAACTATGAGAAAATTACCTGCTCGCGTTGCAAGCTACACATTTGCAAAGCAACTCGCTCATTCGGTATTTGACCCATGACTACCCAATTCAAAATTCGTGGAAGTTTGTTTCCAAGATGATCAGCAAAGTGACCATCCAAACTTGGGCAGCATTCATACAACCAAGTCTGTAAAGCCAACGGGAAGCCACCGAGTCTATAAAAAGAAGGCTTATCTTGAAACTTGTTGGAACACGAGTCAATTGTAGCTTTATAAACATCTATACCCCAGGGATAATTATTATAATCACCGCACTCAACCAAGTCAATGTAAGATCGTGAAATAACCtttgttttgagttgagaaaGTAAGAAGTTGTTCACAAAATAAAGAACTGCTATCTTCAATGCATCATCATCTGtttcccatttcttcttcttaaaaCAGTCTGCTAGTTGGGCAAATGTCACGGATGCAgtcccaaaatattttgaaatcaacctATTCTCTGCTATGCTCTCTATACTTGTATCACCCTTACATTTCAACCCAGTAACAAGTGCAAATTCACCCAAGACAAAGTGCAACCTAGAATCATTCACTACAAACCGCATCTCATTTTCACCTCATGATGTACTTCTCTAATAAGCAAATGGTGCATAACCCGAATCTGTACAATAACTGGTGGCAGATCCAAAAAATAGCCAAAGCATGTTTTCTTAAACAGTCGAAGTTACCTCTTTGATAAATTCGCTTTTAATTGATGAATAACATGGCAATTGGTATCCCAATCAACCTTTGGTTTATAATCTAAGTCCATAGACACAAGGAAATTCCAACACTGCAAAACATGTTCATAtaaaataatttcagaaatatAATTCACTTAAAATGCAACTAAACCAACTAAAAATATTACAACTACCATACGATACCAACACGACATATAACTATACCAGCAGGGTATACAATTCTACTGACTAATTTCCGGCAACTACAAATTTTACTTATAAGGAAACAAATGGAAAATAGTATGGGAACAATTTGCAGCAATACTAAGTGACCATCAATGCATAAAC is from Nicotiana tabacum cultivar K326 chromosome 18, ASM71507v2, whole genome shotgun sequence and encodes:
- the LOC142172649 gene encoding uncharacterized protein LOC142172649, which encodes MGRKHCARRWWRRGQYHSSIQVAAESVASAMSVPSFSLFSDSQSLFSRNPSSSYVENTIENIELEGGKGNNINASFALDGFVHDLVFSQLTVVERSMERMGPCKLGVQNELFFICGIVWMGLMGEKHCCRKLVSRIVYPAGIVICRVGICWNFLVSMDLDYKPKVDWDTNCHVIHQLKANLSKRLHFVLGEFALVTGLKCKGDTSIESIAENRLISKYFGTASVTFAQLADCFKKKKWETDDDALKIAVLYFVNNFLLSQLKTKVISRSYIDLVECGDYNNYPWGIDVYKATIDSCSNKFQDKPSFYRLGGFPLALQTWLYECCPSLDGHFADHLGNKLPRILNWVVMGQIPNERVALQMCSLQREQLKNITPTDDEKQLFDVRGLNFEIEVECTDSQPDSFQVFGTQLPKTQSMHESTVGDSQPTNAEVMKELQALKLFVETKFEEVLAAIGWQSMKPEGNSAHKQQDNDPDFREMHNDYDQFESGHVGNDPVVLGDSMPKAPSISGFGGVGQDGGATGVNMKNVTTSDGVVNDDFGLDFNFKLSASAIDQITAITQQATYKQSSHDVKKSGPAIRNPSCRVDGVGQVDVGGSNVNLPSAPCRQRGDLHLDSDFEYTDSQLDLIAAITQGGKRNINQYGNELTTRTVNKSKHDQSVSRSIVQIQTDVETTPAVFALRRRPAAHLNIIFYYLRKKAKYGINMPIKVTTTDTLFNNIIQRVFTEFVKGGKQDHLIDRADDIMEYMKGFRMHCNTLWHQVDHVIFPINLAEIWHWILGCVSFHKRCFYVYDSLRSRKHKKAIQKVAEAYAVLIPLFLISIEFYNQRSDIVVENGLHMGKKLTGPFVIELITNLPTQQNSDCGVYVACFAEYIIEDLPIPVANFDVDGLRARFGILLWHYGRNKQLHGESSESEAPVAPKKTRGKKRKK